A segment of the Arachis hypogaea cultivar Tifrunner chromosome 5, arahy.Tifrunner.gnm2.J5K5, whole genome shotgun sequence genome:
ATTTTATACGGTaaagatatttaatatttatatatatatatatatatggataataataataataaatgtaaaaatttttattcttcaattattttttctttttttttttaatttctttctcaTATTGTGCTTGCTATATTATTTTATCATCCAACTCTGTAGGTTTAAACAGAATTTTATTATGATGCGATGAGCATAAAATTTGTGACAAAATGTAAATCTTTTACCAtatataaaacttatagtaaGAGTAGTTCGTAAAAGATAGATTTGAccgatttattcatcaatgacaatgaataaaatagaagaggtAATGAATCTAGATACTCAGTTTCATTGCAACAGATTTTTAGAATTTTGCATGATGATAACTCTGTTTCAAAtattttaagctacttttagatTTAACACCaaccttttttaaatttttttaaattgttattacCTTTATTCAAGGGAGACCCGTGGAATCATTCTTACAACCACTCTACTAACTATATTAAATTACTATACCTAGTCTAGATCTGTGTGGATCTgtctaaaattaaagaataaaattattttcatccATAGCATGTTGCTCAAATCAGCTCCAACAGATAATTTCTATGATGCTTGAGACTGTTGCAATATGTTTTTGCTATCACAGCTACATAGATCATCGAGCCCAAAAATTTTTACAGCGTGTACGAACTAGAGAAGGATCTCAAACATCAAATTTACGAGGGTGATCTATTTCAAATTGTTGAGCTTGGGGAGAATTTGTTCATTACAAAGCAAGGTGAGTTATCTATCACCTCTCACTAtacaaaacagaaaaaatataagaagaactAGACGAATTTAGACTCATACCGACTTGTACTTACATGAGTAATTGTAGCTATGGATTAGACGTAACAAGGCAATATAGGTTGCAGTCTTATATGATTATTAAGCCATATTTCTTTTAGTAGATtacaacaattaaaaaaaatgcatcTATTCATCTCATGTTCAAACAATGATATACCATGTGATCCATGTTATTTTACAAAAAAGAAGATGTTACCTTTTTCTAATACTTTGAGTAAATCTGAATTTCCTTTTGATTTGATTCATGTTAATATTTGGAAGTCTACTCGCACACTATTTACATTTACTTGTGgatatagatattttttaacCATTGTTGAAAATAAGGGTAGATTTACTTAAATTttctttatgaaaaataaatctaaaattcGTTCTCTTTTAGAGAATGTTGTTAAAATGATctacacaaaaaaaaatcatggtAAAAACTATTAGAACTAATAATGGGCAGAAATTTTTGATGACttctttctataaaaaaaaaaattagatcaaAGAAGTTGTGTGAAAACACCATAGCAAAATGAAATTGTTGAAAGAAAACATCAAAAAATTCTAAATATGGCTAGAACTCTCATATTTGCTTCTAATCTTCTAAGTGGCTCATGCTATTTACATAATTAATAGAGTATCCCAAATTGTATTCAAATCAACCCATATCAGATTCTTAATGATAACATTCCAGAGTTaatttatctaaatatttttttttgtttagcctttatttttactttatatgTTCATCAAAAGAAATTGGATCATAGAGCACAAAAGTGTATCTTTCTTAGATATAAACCAAGAAAAAAAGGCTATATTTTGTTTGGTATTAAAATCAAagaagttgttattttttaaaatgttattttctaTGAATTCTATTTTCCTTTCAAAGAGATTTTGTCTTCAAATGATCAATTCTTAGGTATTAAAAATTCGTATTCTTAAAATTCTAATTCTTCTCCACTTGAAATGAATTTTCATTCTAATCCTTTTTGCAATAGTGAAATATCAAATAAATTGCGTAATTTAGACActctttctaatttcaaaaataatttattgataaGATTAAAGGACTTGCATTATAATAAGAAATTCTCGTTTCTGAGCCTCATACACCAACATCTAATTCTCATACATCATTCTTCTCCTAATTTTCACTCACTTGAACTTACATCTCATGATTTTTCTCTTGGCCAACCTTCCATTTTTGAAACAAATAATTTGAATTCTGTTGCATTAAGTAATTCAAATAGCACATCTGAGGTTAATGAACTTAGAAGATCAGACAGGCAAAGAAACACAACCATCCTATTTGCAAGAGTACCATTGCATACAAATCAATGTTTTAGCTCaacaatttttaactttttttaaagtGAAGTATCCAATTTCTAACTATGTATCTTACAACACCCTGTCaataagatataaaaatttttttcaactgCTATATCCTCCACCACAAAACTAAGAAGTTATGAAAAAGCCATCCTCTATGATTGCCGACGCAAGGCAATAACTGCTTAATTGAAGGTCCTTGAAGagaataatacatgaaaattatcTTACTTTTGGAAAGAAGGCAATTAGTTACAATGGGTTTTCAAGATCAAGTTCAAATCCAACGATGAAATAGAAACGCCACAAGACAAGGCTCGTTGTTAGAGGATTCACTCAAATAACAGATTTGGACTATTTTAATGTCTTTAGACCAGTTATCAAACTCACtactttaagaatattttttgcTATTGCTGCTATTAAAGGATAGTATGTCCACCGGGTGGACGtcaattttgcttttttttcatgGAGATTTATCAGAAGAAGTGTATATGAAACCTCCATTAGGATTAACAGTGCCAATTGGTTCAATTTGTACGTTGAAAAAATCGTTATATGGCTTGAAATATGCTAGTAGACAGTGGTATCAGAAGTTGTGTTGTGTTCTCGTTGATGATGGATGTGCTCAATCAAAATTAGACAGTTGTTTATTCACTAAACTATCTGATTAAGACTTCACATATATCCTTGTTTATATGGACGACCTTGTTTTAGCAGGGATGATTAAAGAGAAATGATAAGGATTAAATAGCTCTtggataacaaatttaaaattaagtatcttggcaaattaaaaatttttctcGGTTTGAAAATTGCCAATCAATCGGACATTGCCATGTATTAACGTAAATATACATTTGACTTGCTTAATGAGTTTGGGTTGATGAGTGCAAAATTAGCCTCCATGCTAATAGATTATACAACTTATATTATCTATCTAAATCTCCAGGAAATTCTCTTGATGATGTTACTCCTTATAGATGGCTAATTGTACATTTAATTTACCTCACCAATACATAGGCGGATATATGCTTTGCAGTTGTCAGGCTGAGTTAGTTTCTAAATTGTGTCACAACAAAATATTTTCAACCGCTCTGCATGTACTTTGATATTTTAAACCGCTCTGCATGTACTTCAATATTTTAAAGGTGTTTTGGCTAAGGGAGTGTTAGTTTCTACCTCCAACAATCTCACGTTCACTGCcttatgatttttgtttttttggaaAGTCATTTATTTCTTGGCAAAGTAAGAGACAACACTCGTTTCTCTATTGAAGTTGAATACAAAGTCATGGTTCTGGTCATTTGTGGGGGAGTGTGACTCTTTTActtattaaaagattttaaaatatccgTTTCTCTCGTCCTATTGTTATGTACTGTGACAATCAATTTGTTTTTCATATCACTGCGAATCCAGTCTTTTCACGAAAGGATTAAACATATAGAGATTGACTGTCATACTAATCATGATAGAGTCTAAGAAAGACTGGATAAACTCTTAGTTTCCAATTCTTCAACCAACTAAATTGCTATGTCCTGACTAAATTACTTTCACTTAAAAATTTCTTCTATTATTGTAATGACAAATTAGGTCTCATCAATTTTTATGTTTTCAgtttgaaaaaatataattaaaattatatattaaataatattataaaaattaaaatatataattatttaaatttagtgtttattttatcatgttaattaaatacttttaaaataatcTGATGCatataaattgttaaaatatatttattagaataaaaatatctaatattcatatatatatatggataataataataataataaaggtaatgagattttttatcttttaactgTTTCTTTTTGTCTCTTTTCAGAATCACTTCTTGATATAGTGCTTGCTTTACTATTTTATCACTCAAATTTATACATTTAAACAGTGATTTATCATTGatcataaaagaaaagaaaaataaaatgctaTATATAATTTTGCCTCTGAACATGTTTAATAATAATGTAACCGAAATCATTCTACAACAGTAAACATGGAGATTCGGACCTACAAATTAATATGAGGGAATCCTTTAGTAAAATACTTTAACGGTTGAAATCAAATCGATAATTATCAACAGTAATATATTCAAGctctaaaatttgtttgatctcgATGAAAATGGAAGCCACAAAACTACTGAGGATTATTTATCCTTATCCCCAGTGGCGGAAGCAGAAATTTCATAAGAGGgggccaattaaatataaaatataacaaaaaattaacaaaatatgatttgtagcatatatatcaaaaaagtaattatattatataaaagtcaatgttcaactacatactttaagattttgatatttttaaacttgctcgacgatgcttcatggaactaaaatcatcaattatcatctctgaagtgaattttgaagcaatttccttttcaatatatacaatcataCAATCTGCTAAAAATTCATCTTCCATCTTGTTTCGAAGCCTTGTTTTAATAATCTTCATAGCTGAAAAGGCCCGTTCAGTTGTTGCTGTTGTCACAGGAAGAGTCAAAACAAGACAAATTAATCTATTAATTAaaggatatatatttgattttcctgtctctgtcaatttttgacacaattcagcaagagtagacaaattctgaaaatctggagctttaaccacatcaagttcataatgttgtaactcataatccaattgaatcttttcttgcttagaaaaatctaaagaatagAAATTCTTTACAAGATTGCATATGTTGCAAACACTGAATAACTTGAAAGCATCTTTAGGATCTAGAGATGTACTCAGTATGAGGAGCTCGGTTGCTTGCTCACTAAATCTACTATTTAGCTCTTTCAATTGAAAATCTATCACGCTAGTAAAAATGTCAACACGATAGTGGTGTTCAACAGTGACAACATCCTTTTTACGACGAGACCGAATTATGTCACTAAAAGAAGCACCCATATCAGGTATCTGAATAGCATGATCATTGCAGAAAGAACTAACTTTCTCCAAAAGTGCTCCCCAACTACTATCTCTTAACTGTTGAATTAATGACTTTGTACTAGAAACCAGATGCATAGCATTCAAAATGTCTTGAGATTTTTGTTGCAATGCTTGACAAAGTTTATCAGTGATTCCCATGATTTCTTTCATCATatgcaaaatgaaaacaaaatcaaatgataataaagatTTAAGAGCATAAGTAGCATCACCACGTTGAGAATATGTAGATCCATTAGTAGCCAAATCTTCTAGAACTGAAGTTGTTGCTCCAAACATACGTAAAAGGCTACAAATTGAGTTGAAGTGAGAGCTCCACCTGGTATCTCCTGATCTTTTTAATGTGCCAATTTGATTTGCACCTCTTCCTGTTTCAATTTGATTAGTTGCAACTAAATGGGAAATTTCAGTTGCATAAGCAGATCGTAATTCATCATTGCGTTTGCAAGAAGAGCACACAACATTGATAATATTACTCAAACTTTGGAAAAAAGCATGAACATCAACAACTTCTTTAGCCGCAGCAACAAGAGCTAGCTGTAATTGATGAGCAAAGCAATGAACATAATATGCATAAGGACATTCTTGAATAATTAAAGCTTGTAACCCTTTCCACTCTCCACGCATATTACTAGCTCCGTCATACCCTTGACCTCGAACATTTTGAATGTTGAGATTGTGATGAGATAATGCAGAACAAATCTCTTGTTTTAGAGTAGCAGAAGTAGTATCTTTGACATGAACAACATCTATTAGCCTTTCTTTGACAAATCCATGCTTATCAACAAATCTAACAACAAGTGCCATTTGTTCTCTTCTAGATTCATCTCTAACttcatcaacaatcaaacaaaacTTTGCATTACCAATCTCATTGCGAATTTCATTTTGCACCTTTCTAGCAAAAACATGTAGAATTTCCTTTTGAATAGAAGGTGATGTGTATATTGCATTTTGAGGAGCATTATCCAAAACAACTGCATCCACTTCTTTATTGTAAGAagctaataattttaaca
Coding sequences within it:
- the LOC112803251 gene encoding uncharacterized protein — encoded protein: MLKLLASYNKEVDAVVLDNAPQNAIYTSPSIQKEILHVFARKVQNEIRNEIGNAKFCLIVDEVRDESRREQMALVVRFVDKHGFVKERLIDVVHVKDTTSATLKQEICSALSHHNLNIQNVRGQGYDGASNMRGEWKGLQALIIQECPYAYYVHCFAHQLQLALVAAAKEVVDVHAFFQSLSNIINVVCSSCKRNDELRSAYATEISHLVATNQIETGRGANQIGTLKRSGDTRWSSHFNSICSLLRMFGATTSVLEDLATNGSTYSQRGDATYALKSLLSFDFVFILHMMKEIMGITDKLCQALQQKSQDILNAMHLVSSTKSLIQQLRDSSWGALLEKVSSFCNDHAIQIPDMGASFSDIIRSRRKKDVVTVEHHYRVDIFTSVIDFQLKELNSRFSEQATELLILNMITRRGVADQVASRGRRSSGRGRGRVLSGIPGTSRSSPSTLTTPIMP